Proteins from one Chaetodon auriga isolate fChaAug3 chromosome 19, fChaAug3.hap1, whole genome shotgun sequence genomic window:
- the nefma gene encoding neurofilament, medium polypeptide a has translation MSYPVDTIGSPFRRSMDTRTTSYGYSRSSGTPSSGFRSQSWSRASPGSTMTTSYKRSVNMPVSRAYSSTVLSSADSVDYSQTSILNGDYKRSNEKEQLQGLNDRFVVYIDKVHYLEQQNKQIEAEIQALRQKQVSRSQLGDLYDQELQELRSMLEQIHHDKAQIQLDTDHIEEDIQRLRDRLDEEARIREETEAIIRVLKKDTNDSELVKSELEKKVQSLQDEIAFIRNNHEEEVSDLIAQIQASQVTVERKDLQKADITEALREIRCELEGHSKQNLQQVESWFMCRYAKLTEAAEQNKDAIKSARDEIADYRRQLQSKTVELESVRGTRDSLERQLNDIEDRHNSDLASLQETIHQLDNELKSTKWEMARHLREYQDLLNVKMALDIEIAAYRKLLEGEETHFSTFPYRQAVTSTKISKPKSETTKLKVQHKFVEEVIEETRVEDDKSDIDEDLAEIAQELSAKLGEGEEEGEEEEEAGEEAGEGEEAEGEGEEAEGEEEEVVAASEAKVSASAPAKEEEEEEDGKGGDEEEEGEGEGGEEGDKEEEGEGEDEGEKGGDAEGGDEGEGEEGGEEEEEEVEETVLCTKSPESKASPDKEKATDKEGSGGEEEAAAEEEGGDQDEDAGSDKASKSGDEKEEKEDADKGKKEDSEKDEKKVKDEKAEDKSEEVVAKTEAPKTEAAKAEAKKEEAPKTEASKPESPKPASPKSESPKPESPKSESPKPASPKSESPKEGSPKAGSPKPSSPKAESPKSESPKHESPKAESPKAESPKADSPKTEATKPEAPKAAEEKSEKKSDSTEDKTVTKKDVAMNGDIDKSSPEEKEKKDEEKEADVIANGVDESPVKEDGSQKVVITKTVETITTGEDGSKHITKSVTVTETVKEVEEMEQVVQEKLVATKKTEKHSSQSIKQVTEGD, from the exons ATGAGTTACCCGGTGGACACTATAGGGAGCCCCTTTAGGAGAAGTATGGATACTAGGACGACCAGCTACGGCTACAGCCGCTCCAGCGGCACCCCCTCCAGTGGCTTTCGCTCCCAGTCTTGGTCCCGGGCAAGTCCCGGCTCCACCATGACTACATCCTACAAGAGGAGCGTGAATATGCCGGTGTCCCGAGCTTACAGCTCAACAGTGCTCAGTTCCGCCGACAGCGTTGATTATAGTCAAACCTCCATCCTGAACGGAGACTACAAGCGATCTAATGAGAAAGAGCAACTCCAAGGGCTCAACGACCGGTTTGTTGTTTACATTGACAAGGTGCACTACCtggagcagcagaacaagcagaTCGAGGCGGAGATCCAGGCACTGCGGCAGAAGCAGGTGTCGCGCTCCCAGCTGGGCGACCTCTACgaccaggagctgcaggagctgcgcTCCATGCTGGAGCAAATCCACCATGACAAGGCGCAAATTCAGCTCGACACCGACCATATCGAGGAGGACATCCAGCGGCTCAGGGACCGCCTTGACGAAGAAGCTCGGATCCGAGAGGAGACAGAGGCCATAATCCGCGTCCTGAAGAAGGACACGAACGACTCGGAGTTGGTCAAGTCCGAGTTGGAGAAGAAAGTTCAGTCGCTGCAGGATGAGATCGCCTTCATCCGCAATAACCACGAGGAAGAGGTGAGCGACCTCATCGCCCAGATTCAGGCGTCTCAGGTGACCGTGGAGAGGAAAGACCTCCAGAAGGCAGACATCACCGAGGCGCTCCGGGAGATCCGCTGCGAGCTGGAGGGTCACTCCAAACAgaacctgcagcaggtggagagcTGGTTCATGTGCCGCTACGCCAAGCTCACCGAGGCTGCGGAGCAGAACAAGGACGCCATAAAGTCCGCCCGTGATGAGATCGCCGACTACCGCCGCCAGCTGCAGTCTAAGACGGTGGAGTTGGAGTCTGTTCGCGGGACAAGAGACTCGCTGGAGAGGCAGCTGAATGACATCGAGGACCGCCACAACAGCGATCTGGCCAGCCTGCAG GAGACAATTCACCAGCTGGATAATGAGCTCAAGAGCACCAAATGGGAGATGGCTCGTCACCTGCGTGAGTACCAGGACCTGCTCAATGTCAAGATGGccttggacattgagattgcTGCATACAG GAAACTCCTCGAGGGAGAGGAGACCCACTTTAGCACTTTCCCGTATCGCCAGGCCGTCACCTCCACCAAAATCTCTAAGCCTAAATCAGAAACTACCAAGCTTAAGGTGCAGCACAAGTTTGTGGAGGAGGTCATTGAGGAGACGAGGGTGGAGGACGACAAGTCTGACATTGACGAGGACCTGGCAGAGATAGCACAAGAGCTCTCTGCCAAACTcggagagggggaagaggagggagaggaggaagaagaggcgggggaagaggcaggagagggagaggaagcagaaggtGAGGGGGAAGAggcagagggtgaagaggaggaagttgTAGCCGCCAGTGAAGCCAAAGTTAGCGCCAGTGCACCCGctaaggaggaagaggaggaagaggatggaaaAGGTggtgatgaggaagaagagggggagggagaaggtggtgaggaaggagacaaggaagaggaaggtgagggagaggatgagggagaaaaggggggTGACGCAGAGGGAGGtgatgaaggagaaggagaagagggaggagaggaggaagaagaggaagttgAGGAGACTGTATTGTGCACCAAATCTCCTGAGTCTAAAGCCTCTCCTGACAAAGAGAAGGCCACAGACAAGGAAGgcagcggaggagaggaggaagccgCTGCTGAAGAGGAGGGTGGTGATCAGGATGAAGATGCAGGCAGTGACAAAGCATCCAAAAGTGGagatgagaaagaagaaaaagaggatgcAGACAAAGGCAAAAAGGAAGATAGTGAAAAAGACGAGAAGAAGGTGAAAGATGAGAAAGCAGAGGACAAATCAGAAGAAGTCGTAGCCAAGACAGAAGCTCCGAAGACAGAAGCTGCAAAGGCCGAGGCCAAGAAGGAAGAGGCTCCCAAAACAGAGGCATCAAAACCTGAGTCCCCAAAGCCTGCATCCCCCAAGTCTGAGTCACCTAAACCTGAGTCTCCTAAATCTGAATCTCCCAAGCCTGCATCACCAAAGTCTGAGTCCCCCAAAGAAGGCTCACCAAAGGCTGGATCCCCAAAACCCAGCTCCCCAAAAGCTGAGTCCCCGAAATCAGAATCCCCGAAACATGAATCTCCAAAAGCTGAATCCCCAAAAGCTGAATCCCCAAAGGCTGACTCCCCAAAGACAGAGGCCACCAAGCCCGAGGCTCCTAAGGCTGCTGAAgagaaatcagagaaaaagagTGACTCTACAGAGGACAAGACAGTAACGAAGAAGGATGTTGCCATGAATGGCGACATAGACAAGAGCAGcccagaagagaaagagaagaaggacgAGGAGAAAGAAGCCGATGTGATCGCCAACGGCGTGGACGAGAGCCCGGTGAAGGAAGATGGCAGCCAGAAGGTGGTCATCACCAAAACCGTGGAGACGATCACCACTGGAGAGGACGGATCCAAGCACATCACCAAATCCGTCACTGTGACCGAGAcagtgaaggaggtggaggagatggagcaggTGGTGCAGGAGAAGCTGGTGGCCACcaagaagacagagaagcacTCCAGCCAGTCCATCAAGCAGGTGACCGAGGGCGACTGA
- the nefla gene encoding neurofilament light polypeptide, producing MSSIGYDPYYSTTSCRRWYVEAPPRVVTRGRTHSVYSSHASPLSSSRLQYSSPGRVLLSSSSQASSLELELSQAAQISSEFRTVRTQERSQLQDLNDRFAGFIERVRELEQQNRALEAELLLLRQRHSEPSRLRALYEQEARSLRAAVDEARAEQQAVLGQRERLEQTLSALQGRYEEEVLAREEAEGRLVEARREADQAALAKAELEKNIETLLEELAFLKRIHEGEVAELQAQVQLGVQVAVESEAATPDLSGALRDIRSQYERLAARNMQAAEEWFRGKVGSMTETVAQHSDAVRSSKDEAGEYRRQLQTRLLEIDACRGLNESLEKQLHEMEEKQSAEIAAMQDTIRELEGELRGTKQEMARYLKDYQDLLNVKMALDIEIAAYRKLLEGEESRFSVGVGGGVSSLYSHSLSAPSFVRPVLSSLSSGTSYLMTSRLLSSSVSTTEGIISASQAQQAEASPPAEEEEAEEVKEEEEEEEEKEEEGGEETEEAKEEEEEKEEEEGEEEGDKEKEVEEEAKEGDEEAKEGEEGGDEEEEQKEEVTEAAEEEGEKEEQEEGEEAEVKEEAQEEVKTEGADGKDEDAKEEEKEEKEEEKKSEEKEDKEDAKKEDKAEDKDDKAAPKTDDKADAKKEKEEGKAAKPEVAEEKSTKGKK from the exons ATGAGTAGCATCGGATATGACCCTTACTACTCCACCACGTCATGCAGACGCTGGTATGTCGAGGCTCCCCCTCGTGTGGTGACCAGAGGGAGGACCCACTCCGTCTACTCCTCCCATGCTTCCCCGCTGTCCTCCTCCCGTCTGCAGTACTCCTCTCCCGGCCGggtgctgctctcctcctcctcacaagCCTCTTCCCTGGAGCTGGAGCTCAGCCAGGCGGCCCAGATCAGCTCTGAATTCCGCACTGTTCGCACCCAGGAGCGCAGTCAGCTGCAGGATCTCAACGACCGCTTTGCTGGCTTCATTGAGAGAGTGCGtgagctggagcagcagaacCGTGCTTTGGAGgcagagctcctgctgctgaggcAGAGGCACAGTGAGCCGTCCCGCCTGAGAGCGCTGTACGAGCAGGAGGCCCGGTCCCTGAGAGCTGCTGTGGATGAAGCCagggcagagcagcaggctgtcCTGGGACAGAGAGAGCGGCTGGAACAAACCCTGAGTGCTCTACAGGGTCGATATGAGGAGGAAGTGCTGGCTCGTGAAGAGGCTGAGGGCAGGCTGGTGGAGGCCCGTCGTGAGGCCGACCAGGCTGCCTTAGCTAAGGCTGAGCTGGAGAAGAACATCGAAACTCTGCTGGAAGAGCTAGCCTTCCTCAAGAGGATTCATGAGGGAGAGGTGGCTGAGCTTCAGGCCCAGGTCCAGCTTGGTGTCCAGGTGGCAGTAGAGTCTGAGGCCGCAACCCCGGACCTCTCTGGTGCTCTCAGGGACATCCGGTCCCAGTATGAAAGGCTGGCAGCAAGAAAcatgcaggcagcagaggagtggTTCAGAGGGAAAGTGGGCTCCATGACTGAGACCGTGGCCCAGCACAGTGACGCCGTGAGGAGCTCCAAGGACGAGGCAGGAGAGTACCGACGCCAGCTCCAGACCCGCCTGCTGGAGATCGATGCATGCAGAGGCCTCAATGAATccctggagaaacagctgcatgagatggaggagaagcagagtgCTGAGATCGCTGCTATGCAG GACACCATCAGAGAGTTGGAGGGTGAGCTGAGGGGAACCAAACAGGAAATGGCACGCTACCTGAAAGACTACCAGGACCTTCTTAATGTCAAGATGGCTCTGGACATCGAGATTGCTGCATACAG gaagctgctggaagGGGAGGAGTCTCGCTTCAGTGTGGGAGTGGGTGGGGGCGTGTCCTCTCTGTACAGCCACAGTTTGTCGGCGCCCTCCTTCGTCCGGCCCGTCCTCTCCAGCCTGAGCTCCGGCACCTCCTACCTGATGACGTCCCGCCTGCTCAGCTCGAGCGTCAGCACCACCGAGGGGATCATCTCTGCCAGCCAAGCCCAGCAAGCAGAGGCCAGCCCACccgcagaggaggaagaggcggaggaggtaaaggaggaagaggaggaggaggaggagaaggaagaagagggaggagaggagacagaggaggcaaaggaggaagaggaggagaaggaggaggaagagggagaagaggagggagataaGGAGAAAGAAGTTGAAGAGGAAGCTaaggaaggagatgaagaggctaaggaaggagaagagg gtggtgatgaggaggaggagcagaaggaagAGGTAACAGAGGCTgctgaagaggagggggagaaagaggagcaagaagaaggagaggaggctgaggttAAAGAAGAAGCACAAGAGGAGGTCAAAACAGAAGGAGCTGATGGCAAAGATGAGGatgcaaaagaagaagaaaaggaagagaaagaagaagaaaagaaaagcgaGGAGAAAGAAGATAAAGAGGATGCCAAGAAAGAGGACAAAGCCGAAGACAAAGATGACAAAGCTGCTCCGAAAACAGATGACAAAGCTGACGccaaaaaggagaaggaggaaggaaaagcagccaaaCCTGAAGTTGCCGAAGAAAAGAGCACAAAGGGTAAAAAGTAA
- the pgam2 gene encoding phosphoglycerate mutase 2 has translation MAAAHRLVIVRHGESAWNQENRFCGWFDADLSEKGMEEAKRGAQAIKEAGMKFDVCYTSVLKRAVKTLWTIMEGTDQMWLPVIRTWRLNERHYGGLTGLNKAETAEKHGEEQVKIWRRSFDIPPPPMDKDHPYHKIISESRRYKNLKPGELPTCESLKDTIARALPFWNDVIAPEIKAGKNVIIAAHGNSLRGIVKHLEGMSDAAIMELNLPTGIPIVYELDADLKPIKPMSFLGDEETVKKAMEAVAAQGKAKK, from the exons ATGGCTGCTGCCCATCGTCTGGTTATCGTCCGCCACGGCGAGAGTGCCTGGAACCAAGAGAACCGCTTCTGCGGCTGGTTTGATGCTGACCTCAGTGAGAAGGGTATGGAGGAGGCCAAGCGTGGAGCCCAGGCTATCAAGGAGGCTGGCATGAAGTTTGACGTGTGCTACACCTCCGTGCTGAAGCGTGCCGTCAAGACCCTGTGGACCATCATGGAAGGCACAGACCAGATGTGGCTGCCTGTGATTCGTACCTGGCGTCTGAATGAGCGTCACTACGGAGGCCTCACTGGTCTCAACAAGGCCGAGACGGCTGAAAAGCACGGCGAGGAGCAAGTGAAGATCTGGCGCCGCTCTTTTGACATCCCACCTCCACCAATGGACAAGGACCACCCTTACCACAAAATCATCAGTGAG TCCCGGCGCTACAAGAATCTGAAGCCCGGTGAGCTTCCCACGTGTGAGTCACTGAAGGACACCATCGCCCGCGCCCTGCCTTTCTGGAATGACGTCATCGCCCCTGAAATCAAAGCGGGAAAGAACGTTATCATCGCTGCCCACGGCAACAGCCTCCGTGGCATCGTCAAGCACTTAGAGG gtATGTCTGATGCAGCCATCATGGAGCTGAACCTGCCCACAGGAATCCCAATTGTGTATGAGCTGGATGCAGACCTGAAGCCCATTAAGCCCATGTCTTTCCTCGGTGATGAGGAAACCGTAAAGAAGGCCATGGAGGCCGTGGCTGCCCAGGGCAAAGCCAAGAAGTAA
- the LOC143338326 gene encoding syntaxin-2-like isoform X1: MAAHLDDRTGRPEGTVNMEDFFKTVGEVRSLIEKISYQAEEVERRHGAILSASKQDKRSKEELELLNSETKKNANLVRAKLKSMQKDFPVDENSKDASVIQRIQKNQHSHLTRWFAEVMRGYHKAQMSFREKCKAQILRQLEIVDKVTTDEELEEMLLRDNLAIFISDINSDAQISSQALSEIECRHRDILCLESSIKELHEIFADTAMLLEIQGELINNIERNVTSAAEYVETSKAETHKAVTYKKNPYKIASLPSFLKPFKRKTTANTAADQNASNLNND; this comes from the exons ATGGCAGCT CACCTGGATGATAGGACAGGTAGACCAGAGGGCACAGTCAACATGGAGGATTTTTTCAAAACG gtgggggAGGTGAGAAGCCTCATAGAAAAAATCTCCTATcaagcagaggaggtggagaggagacatGGTGCCATCCTTTCTGCCTCCAAACAAGACAAGA GAAgcaaagaggagctggagctgctgaacaGCGAGACCAAGAAGAACGCCAACTTAGTCCGAGCCAAGTTAAAAT CAATGCAGAAGGACTTTCCTGTTGATGAGAACAGTAAAGACGCTTCAGTAATCCAGCGGATTCAGAAGAACCAG CACTCTCATCTGACTCGGTGGTTCGCTGAAGTCATGCGGGGTTACCACAAGGCGCAAATGTCcttcagagagaaatgcaaagcGCAGATTCTGAGACAGCTCGAGATCG TGGATAAAGTGACGACagatgaagagctggaggagatgctgCTCCGTGACAATCTTGCCATCTTCATATCTGAT ATCAACTCTGACGCTCAGATTTCAAGCCAGGCTCTGAGTGAGATTGAATGTCGTCATCGGGACATCCTCTGCCTGGAGTCCAGCATCAAAGAGCTGCACGAGATATTTGCTGACACGGCCATGCTATTGGAGATTCAG GGGGAGTTAATCAACAACATAGAGCGAAATGTGACAAGTGCTGCAGAGTATGTAGAGACGTCTAAAGCAGAAACCCATAAAGCAGTCACGTACAAGAAAAACCCATATAAGATAGCATCTCTCCCAAGCTTCTTGAAGCCCTTCAAGAGGAAAACCACTGCGAACACTGCTGCTGATCAAAACGCCTCCAACTTAAACAACGACTGA
- the LOC143338326 gene encoding syntaxin-2-like isoform X2, with protein sequence MEDFFKTVGEVRSLIEKISYQAEEVERRHGAILSASKQDKRSKEELELLNSETKKNANLVRAKLKSMQKDFPVDENSKDASVIQRIQKNQHSHLTRWFAEVMRGYHKAQMSFREKCKAQILRQLEIVDKVTTDEELEEMLLRDNLAIFISDINSDAQISSQALSEIECRHRDILCLESSIKELHEIFADTAMLLEIQGELINNIERNVTSAAEYVETSKAETHKAVTYKKNPYKIASLPSFLKPFKRKTTANTAADQNASNLNND encoded by the exons ATGGAGGATTTTTTCAAAACG gtgggggAGGTGAGAAGCCTCATAGAAAAAATCTCCTATcaagcagaggaggtggagaggagacatGGTGCCATCCTTTCTGCCTCCAAACAAGACAAGA GAAgcaaagaggagctggagctgctgaacaGCGAGACCAAGAAGAACGCCAACTTAGTCCGAGCCAAGTTAAAAT CAATGCAGAAGGACTTTCCTGTTGATGAGAACAGTAAAGACGCTTCAGTAATCCAGCGGATTCAGAAGAACCAG CACTCTCATCTGACTCGGTGGTTCGCTGAAGTCATGCGGGGTTACCACAAGGCGCAAATGTCcttcagagagaaatgcaaagcGCAGATTCTGAGACAGCTCGAGATCG TGGATAAAGTGACGACagatgaagagctggaggagatgctgCTCCGTGACAATCTTGCCATCTTCATATCTGAT ATCAACTCTGACGCTCAGATTTCAAGCCAGGCTCTGAGTGAGATTGAATGTCGTCATCGGGACATCCTCTGCCTGGAGTCCAGCATCAAAGAGCTGCACGAGATATTTGCTGACACGGCCATGCTATTGGAGATTCAG GGGGAGTTAATCAACAACATAGAGCGAAATGTGACAAGTGCTGCAGAGTATGTAGAGACGTCTAAAGCAGAAACCCATAAAGCAGTCACGTACAAGAAAAACCCATATAAGATAGCATCTCTCCCAAGCTTCTTGAAGCCCTTCAAGAGGAAAACCACTGCGAACACTGCTGCTGATCAAAACGCCTCCAACTTAAACAACGACTGA